The Deinococcus humi genome contains the following window.
CGGCGTAGCCGATCACGGCGAGAGGGAATCGGTACCCAGGAAGCTTCTGACCACTCAGCACCGCGTCACCCTACCCCAACAACTTGCCACAACCCCTGTGTGCCAAGGGCGGATTCCTGTTCCTGCGCTAGTCAGACCCCAAGTGGGCCAGCGTATCGGCCTTGACGCGGGCCGTGACCCCGGTGGGCAAGTCCTGCGTGGCCCGCACCAGCCATTCACTGGCTTTCATACCGGCCCACCGATCACCGCGCCGACGGCCCGCACCTGTGCGGCCCACTGGCGGCGCGATTTGGCCAGCGCCCCACCGCCCTTCTGTGTCAGGCGGTACTCGCGGCGCACCCGTCCGCCGATCTCGTGTTCCTGGCTTTCCACCAGTCCTTCGGCCTCCAGCGCGTGCAGCGCCGGGTACAGGGTGCCCTCACGGGCCTGCAGCAGACCCTCGCTGCGCGCCTTGATGGCCTGGGCGATGGCGTAGCCGTGTTCCGGCTGCCGTTCCAGCACCGCCAGGATCAGCAGGCGCAACTGCTCGCGGGTGTTCATGGCCGCAGCATACCTCTCAATCGGATGTATCTCGGCTAGAGGTATTGGCGAAGGGCCTCAGAGGACTCGAGCGACCTCAACGACACTTGAACGCCGTTCAGGTCTGGGCAAGATGATGGGCCAGGGCGGCCAGGACGCTGTGCGGCCAAAATCCAACGTTCAAGGTCTGCTTGCAGGATTCATCGTCTCATGCGGGACACGCAAGCCATCCTCCCGCCGAAGCACGAAGCAGCTTTGCCAAGATTGCTCAGCGTCCCTTGATCCAAACCGCCGCGTCGTTGATGGGCTGCGGCTCGATGGGCTGGAAGTTGTCCTGAATGATGCTGGGCGCTTTCCCTAGGCTATGCCCCAGGCCAGGGTACAGCTTCACGGTAGCCGAGACCTGGTTCTTCTTGAGGGCGTCGGTCAGGGCGTTCAGGTACTTTGCGGGCGTGTTGGCGTCGTTCTGGCCTTGCAGGATCAGGACCGGCACCTTGATCAAGGGAGCCTGGGCCGTCGTGACTGGCAGGGCACGGGCGCGAGAGTAGATGTTCAGGGGCGCTTGTGGCGTCTCGATCAAGACCTTCAGAACAGCGCGTGCGCCAGGCAGGTATTCGCTGTCCAGCTCCACGACGCCGTTCTTGTTCTGATCGAAAGCGGCCAGATTCAGTTCGTACTTCCCGGCGGTCAGGCTCTCCTGGTTCAGGGCAAACGTCAGGGCACTGGTGGCGACCAGACCCCCGGGGCCGGTGTAGGCCACGGTCAGGTTCTGGTTGGTCAGCCCCCCCGGTACCACCTGCTTCAGGTACGGCAGTTGCACGTCTGTGAGCTGTTTGTCGAACAGTTCCGCCCACGGCAGCGTCACAGGCGCTTGTAAGATCAACCCTGCGACCTCCGGGTGCTTGTTCACCAGGGCGGCGGCGACGGTGCTGCCCTCACTCCAGCCGTACACATAGATGCGCTCGGGATCGACACGCGGGTTGGCCTTGATGGCGTCCAAGGCGGTCTCGGCGTCCTTCAGAAAGGTGTTCAGATCGGCCTTGGTGTAAAAGCTCTGGTAGTCCACCTGGCCGGGGCCGCTGACGTAGTGCTTGTTGTAGCGCAGCACCGCGATCCCCTGACGGGTGAGACCCTGCGAGATGTCGGCGAAGATGCGGCTGAGCACCTTGCCGTCGGAGCCAGTGACGGTGAAATCCATGTCGGCGGGGGTAGACCCGTGAATCAGCAGCACGGCGGGCAGCTTCTCAGCCTGCGCGGCGGGATAGGTCCACTGTGCCGCACTCGTGAAATCCCCAAAGTTCAGAGTGGTATTTGTGCGCTGGAGGGATGGAGGCACCGGTACGGGGCCACCTGAGCCACCCGCCGCAGCGCAAGGACTAAGAGCGAAGGCAAGGGTCAACGTGATTTGACGCATGGTTCAACGTAACAGATCACGCTGTGGAGGATTTGAAAGGCCGTACTTAAAATCACACAGTCTGGACCGTCACGATCACTGGTTCAAGTGTCGCTCTGTACCGGACAACTCCATATTGAGAATGTGCTGGACGGCAAATCCCTGAACGTGTGACTGGTTGCGAACCGGCACGACAAATGGCGGTGTCTTGGGTGTGTACCCACGCCAAAACCCGCCGACCTCCAGCGGAGCGAACTGAAGGGCCACTTCAAAGCCTGCGTCCCTTTCCTGCGCCACGACACGCTGCAGCGTGCCCTGGGACATCGTCTTCGCGATGGTCACGGCCAGGAGCGTGAATCAGATGACCTGTGTGCTCATCTCCCCGGCACGAGTTCCATCGAAGCGAAGAAACGCCGGGTGGAACGAGGTTGCCGGGATCCTCAGCTCACAGAGCCCGGCTTCCTGGCGTTTCTCCTGGCCTGACTGCCTCCAGGGAAGTTGCTGCTCAGCCTGGACCGCACCACCTGGGAACGTGGGGAATCCCCCCTGAATCTCCTGGTCCTTGGCGTCGTCCTCCACGGGTACACCGTGCCACTCGTCTGGACCGCGCTGGACCATGACGGCAACAGCGGCACCGTGAAGTGTATTCAGCTGGTCTCACGACTGTTGCAGGCCCTTCCAGCGGCCCGCTGGAAGGGCCTGGGCGCCGACCGAGCATTCATCGGCGGCGAGTGGTTCCGCTTTCTGAGGCGCAAGAACATCAAACGGGCCATCCGCATCCGAAAAAACGCCGTCATCGACGAGCTGCGCGTGGACGAGTGGTTCGGTGATCTGAACGTTGGGGAAGTGCGGTGCCTGGCGGAACGGGCCCACGTCCACGGTGAGGTGATGCAAGTCGTCGCCACCAGGTCCCCTGCAGGGGACCTGGTGGCCATCGCCACGGATTTCAGCGTCTGGGACACCTGTGTGCTGTACCGGGCGCGCTGGACCGTGGAGTGCACCTTCGCGAGCCTCAAGGTCCGCGGCTTTGACCTGGAGCGCACGGGCATCACTCGCCCTGAACGGTTGGAACGTCTCTTCGGGCTGGTCATCCTGGCGTGGGTGAGCGGCCTGCGGGTGGGCGTGTGGCTCCAGGCACAGGGGCCAGTCAAGGTGAAGGCTCATGGCCGGGCGGCCATGAGCCTGGTGCGGTACGGCGCCGAACGTCTCGGCCATGCGCTGCGCTGGATGCTGCCCGAGTTGCCTTGCCTGATCAAGCTGCTGAGGACTCCATTTCCCATGCCAGACGGGGTTTAAAGGAAAGATGTCCGGTACAGAGCTGCTGCCCCCCTTGATGACCAGGCGCTAGACCTGGTGCAGCACAAAGTCTGGGCAAAGTGGGAAGCTCGCGTGTTTAAGATCATGGGAAAAGCTCCCTCTAGGAAAGCATTTAGCTTCCTGGGAGCAATTCGCGGCAACTTCGAGGAGAAGAATCTTCGGACTGTTCACGAAGAGATCGAGCATGTTTGCCCGGTGACGGGTTACGTAACGAAGTTTGGAGCTGACCGCGAACTAGAAGAGATCGTCAAACGGCGCCGCTGGGGGGCGGCTGACGAGCTGGCGAAGGGCCATCTCAAGACTGCTGGCCGGGGTGGTCGCTCCCCCTGGCAGCTCCTTGCAGACTTCCACCAGGGCGACGTCCATGCTGGGATGCTCTGGAAGGAATTTGTAGAGGCGTTCAAGGGCCGCGCTCAGCTCAACTGGTCCCCTGGTTTGAAGGAACGTCTAGGGCTGAATGATGACCAAGACGATACTGATGAGGCACTAGCCGCTTCCGTAGACGCTGAGGACGTGCTTCTGGCGCGTATCACGGTAGAAGACTG
Protein-coding sequences here:
- a CDS encoding PadR family transcriptional regulator — its product is MNTREQLRLLILAVLERQPEHGYAIAQAIKARSEGLLQAREGTLYPALHALEAEGLVESQEHEIGGRVRREYRLTQKGGGALAKSRRQWAAQVRAVGAVIGGPV
- a CDS encoding alpha/beta hydrolase family protein is translated as MPPSLQRTNTTLNFGDFTSAAQWTYPAAQAEKLPAVLLIHGSTPADMDFTVTGSDGKVLSRIFADISQGLTRQGIAVLRYNKHYVSGPGQVDYQSFYTKADLNTFLKDAETALDAIKANPRVDPERIYVYGWSEGSTVAAALVNKHPEVAGLILQAPVTLPWAELFDKQLTDVQLPYLKQVVPGGLTNQNLTVAYTGPGGLVATSALTFALNQESLTAGKYELNLAAFDQNKNGVVELDSEYLPGARAVLKVLIETPQAPLNIYSRARALPVTTAQAPLIKVPVLILQGQNDANTPAKYLNALTDALKKNQVSATVKLYPGLGHSLGKAPSIIQDNFQPIEPQPINDAAVWIKGR